GACGACCCGACGAACCAACGTGTCGCCGAGTTCGTCCAGAGCGAGCTGAGCGCCGTTGGGCTGAGCGTCACCATCCGGGGCGTGCCCCTCAGCCAGGTCTTCAACTACGCCAGCACGCCGCCCGACCAGATACCCGATCTCCTGGTGTGGACGGTGAACCCCGATGATGCCCACCCGGACAGCTGGGCCCGCATCTTCTCGAACACGAACGGTTCGCTGAACGAGCTGCATGGATCGGTCCCCCAGGCTGACGCGCTGATGGATGCCGGGCTGCATTCCACCGACCCGGCGACGATCCAGCAGAGCTACGCCCAGGCGGGGACGCTCATAGCCAATTCGGGTGAATGGATCAGCATCGCCGACGTCAAGGACACGGTCGTGTCCCACGCCGGGGTCTCCGGCTGGTACTTCCAGCTGCCCACGGGGGACACCGTGGTGCTCGGGCAACTGGCCTTCTCGGGGGGGTCCACAGGGTGACGACGCTGCTGCGCACGCCGCGTCTGCGGAGGGCGGACCCCGTGGGCGTGGACGAGGTCCCGGCGGAGTCGGGCGCGGGTGTGCCGCGCCCGACCCCCGGGTCGTGTCTGGCCGATATCAACGACCTGCATGTGTCGTTCGAGCGCGGCGGGGATACCGTACGAGCCGTCCGGGGAGTGACGCTGCACGTGGCGGCGGGCGAGATCCTCGGGCTGGTGGGGGAGTCGGGCTCGGGGAAGACCGTGCTCGGGTTGTCGCTGCTCGGGCTGCTCCCCGATCGCCCGAGTCCTGCCGTGTCGGGATCGGCGGTGGTCTGCGGGACTGACATGGTGGCGGCCTCGCCCGAGGACCGCCGGCGGTCACGACGGCTCCACCTCGGCGCGGTGTTCCAGGATCCGATGACGTCGCTCAACCCGACCATGCGGGTGGGCCGTCAGGTGGCCGAGGCAGCGGGCTCGGCGGCCGCAGCCGTGTCGCTGCTCGACTCGGTGGGGGTGCCCGACGCCCGCCGCCGCTACGACGCCTACCCCCACGAGCTGTCGGGCGGCCTACGGCAGCGGGTCATGATTGCCATGGCCGTCGCCGGGCCCCCCTCGCTGGTGATCGCTGACGAGCCCACGACGGCGCTCGATGTAACGGTCCAGGCGCAGATCCTCGAGCTTCTGCGCCACCTGTGTGAGGAGCTCGGTACGAGCTTCCTGCTCGTTACCCACGACCTCGGCGTCGCCGCCCAGGTGAGCGACCGCATCGCCGTGCTCTATGCGGGCCGTCTCGTCGAGGTGGGCGCGGCGGCCGACGTCTTCACGTCGCCCGAGCATCCGTACACGGCGGGGCTCCTACGGTCACGTCTTCGGCTGGACGACAACCGTCGCGGCCCGATCGCGACGCTCCCCGGCGAGCCACCCGATCCGCGGGCCCATCCGCCCGGGTGTGCCTTCGGCCCGCGCTGCGGGTGCCACGACGATGCCTGCGACGTCGCTGTGCCCGAGCTCGTGACGATCGACCTCACCCGGCGGGGTGGAGCGTCGCAAGCGTCGGGCCCCCGATCTCGGCAGGTGGCGTGCGTCCACGTCGGCGGATCGTCCACGGTGCCAGCACCGGGGGTCTCGCCAGGTCCTTGGGTCGAGCCCGGGCACCGGCTGCCCGGGGGACGGCCGCTCGGGGTGCTCGTGCACGACGTGCACAAGTCCTTCGCAGTGAAACGAGCGCGTCCGGCCGACGGAGGCGAGCCTGCACGGGGCGTGCGACGCAGGACGAAGCTGCAGGCGTTACGCGGCCTTGATGTCGAGCTCATGGCGGGCGAGGCGGTGGCCCTCGTCGGCGAGAGCGGCTGCGGCAAATCGACACTGCTGCGCGCCATCGCAGGGCTCTTGCCCGTCGAGGCCGGCTCGATCGAGTTCGGGCACGGGGCGCGTCCGCAGATGGTGTTCCAGGACGCGGGTGCCTCGCTGACGCCCTGGCTCACAGTTGGCGAGCTCGTGGGCGAGCGACTGCGCGAAGAGCGCATCAGTCGCGCCGATCGCGCCGATCGGGTGGAAAGGGCCCTCGTCCAGGTCGGCTTGTCGGGCGAAGTGGCGAAGGCGAAGCCGGCCCAGCTCTCGGGCGGGCAGCGGCAGCGGGTTGCACTGGCGCGGGCCATCGTGGTCCCTCCCGAGGTGCTGCTGTGCGATGAGCCGACGAGCGCCCTCGACGTGTCGCTGGCGGCCACCGTGTTGAACCTCATCGGCAGCCTCCGGCGCGAGCTCGGGATGGCCGTGTTGTTCGTGACCCACGACCTCGCCGCGGCCCGCATGGTGGCGGACCGAATCGCGGTGATGTACCTCGGAAGGATCGTGGAGCTCGGTGCCTCCGAGGACGTCTGCGCCCGACCCGGTCACCCGTACACCCAGGGACTGCTGGCTGCCGTCCCCGAGCTTGGGCGCAGCGGAGCCAGGGTGGAAGGGGAGCCGGCGAGTCCCCTCGATCCGCCGTCGGGGTGCGTCTTCCACCCTCGATGCCCGATGAGGATCGATGCGTGCGCGGACCGGGACCAGGCGCTGGTGAGGCTTGCGGGCGACGCTGAGCGGGCGGTGGCCTGCTTCCGCCGGTCGGACGAAGAGCCCGGCGAGGGAGCCGATGGACCGGACGAGGAAGGGGCAACCGTCGGCGCCCGGACTTCGGAAGCCGACCAGCAAGGAGGGGCACATGGCAGTCGCTGAGGCCTACGTCGGCACGCTGCCAGGCCGGGGGTTGGCGGGCCTGCGCTCGCTGCGTGCTGCGAGCGGTCGGATGTCGATCGGTGACCGCGTCGGGCTGGTGGTGTTCGGCCTCCTGATCGTGGCAGCGCTGGCCGCGCCGGTCCTCGCCCCGCACGATCCGTCGCAACCGGCGGGGATCTCGTTCGCTTCCCCGTTTCACGCCAGCTCGTGGTTCGGCACCGACGAGGTGGGCCAGGACATCTTCAGCAGGGTGCTCTACGGCCTGCGGGCCAGTCTGCTCGCCGCCGGGGCAGTCATCGCCTCGGGAGTGATCATCGGCGGGACAGTGGGGCTTATCGCCGGCGCCGTCGGGGGCTGGGTGGACGACCTCCTCATGCGCTTCACCGATTTGTTTCTAGCGCTGCCGGGACCGATCCTGGCCATCGCGGTGGTCGCCGCGCTCGGCCCCGGTTTCGCTCATACGCTCATCGGCGTTGCCATCGTATGGTGGCCGTTCTACGCCCGCATCGTGCGGGGCGAGATCCGCGCCCTGGCGGCGCGTCCTCACCTCGAGGCCGCCCGCCTGGCGGGGGTTGGACCCGTACGTCGGGCATGGCGCCACCTGCTCCCCGGCGCCGTGCCGGCCGTGCTCGTGACGGCGAGCCTTGATGTCGGCAACCTCGTCATCACACTTGCGGCCTTGTCGTTCCTCGGCCTCGGGGCACCTGCTCCGGCGCCTGAGCTCGGGTCGATGGCGGCACGGGGCATGCAGTATCTGCAGCAGGAGTGGTGGGTGCCGGTGATGCCCGCCATCGCCGTGTTCGTCGTGGCTCTCGTCGCCAATCTGGCAGGAGATGGCATCCGAGACCTCATGGGGGACCGATGACCAGGCTCTTGGCCAAGCGGCTGGCGGCGATGGTCGTGATCCTTCTCATCTTGTCGGCCGTCGTGTTCGCTTTGCAGAAGGTGAGCCACACCGACCCCGTTCACGCCTACCTCGGCGCCAACGCGTCGAAGGCGGCCATCGCCCACGAGAGCCACGTCCTTGGCTACGACAAGCCGCTCGTGACCCAGTACCTGCACTACGTCGGGGGCCTGCTCCACGGTGACCTCCAGACGTCGCTTCGGACTCGCCGACCGGTGGCCACCGACATCGGTGCCTACATCGGCGCCACTGTCGAGCTCACGGTGGCGGGCCTGGCACTCGCCGTCCTCCTGGGCGCCCTGCTGGGCTTGGCGTCGGCCGGCAGGTGGCGGGGGGCGGGGTCACTCCGTGCCGTGATGCTGTCGGGGGCGTCGGCACCGTCGTTCCTCTTGGCGTTGCTCGGTATCCTGCTGCTCTACGGCAAGCTGCACTGGCTGCCGGCTACGGGCGACACCAGCTACACCAATGCGCCGAGCGGTCCCACGGGTGTGGTTGTCGTGGATACGCTGCTCCACGGGCAGTTGGCCATGTGGTGGGACGCCGTTCGCCATCTCATTCTGCCGGCGGTGTGCGTTGCCCTTGCGGCCGCGGTATCGATCGGCCGGGTCCTGCGCACGTCGCTCGTGACCAACCTGCGGTCGGATTACGTCCGCACTGCGCAGGCCAAGGGACTGTCGGGAAGGACCGTTCTCTTCCGACATGCGCTTCGCAACTCTGCCGGCGCGGCGCTGGCCATGACCGGCCTCCAGGCGGGGCTCATGTTCGCCGGTATCGTCGTCATCGAGACCGTCTTCGCCTGGCCGGGCATCGGGCTCTACACCGACCAGAGCATCCCGGCGGCCGACTTCCCGGCCATCGCCGGCGTGACGGTCGTGCTGGGTGTCGGCTACGTCTTCATCAACACCGTGGTGGACCTCCTCCAGGCCGCCGCTGATCCTCGCGTGGCGCTGGCGTGAGCACGGACTCGCACCCCGTGGGGAACATCCCGGAGCGCCAGCCGGGCCCGATCCGGATCAACCGCTACGCGTTCGAGCTGGCGTGGACGGGTATCCAGACGTTCCTCAAGCTGCCGCTCTGCCTCACCCCCGAGGACCTGAGTGCAGGTGGCGTCGACGTCGCCATCGGTGGCGTCCCCTGGGACGGCACGGCCACGACCCGCTCCGGCACCCACCTCGGCCCTCAGGCGATCCGGTCGTGCGACCACATTCCGTCACCGCCCTACCAGCGGCCCCACCTCCACGTCCGGGTCGATCCGCTCCAGCACCTGACCGTGTGTGACTACGGCGACGCCGAGGTGATCATCGCCAGCCCTGATCGGACGTTCGCCAACGTCCGGTCCTTCGTCGGCGAGATCGTCGGAGCGGGAGCCATTCCCATCATCCTGGGCGGCGACCATGGCATCACCTGGCCGGCGGCCACCGCCGTGGCGGATGCGTACGGGCACGGGTCGATCGGTGTGGTCCACTTCGACGCCCACGCTGACACGGCGCCGGAGTCCCAGGGAGTGCTGGCCGGTCATGGCACGCCGATGCGCCGCCTCATCGAGAGCGGCGCCGTGTTGGGACGCAACTTCGTCCAGGTCGGGCTGCGCGGCTATTGGCCCGGGCCGGAGGTCGTGGCCTGGATGGAGGAGCAGGAGATGAAGACCCACTTCATGGCCGAGGTCCAGCGCCATGGCTTTGACACGGTGCTGGAACGGGCGGTGGACGAGGCACTGTCGGGCACGGCTCGCCATCTCTACATCTCGGTCGACGTGGATGCCGTCGACCCGGCCCACGCGCCGGGTACCGGATCGCCCGAGCCCGGCGGACTCACCAGCGCACAGGTCCTGCGAGCCGTGCGCCGTCTGGCGGCCGAGGTGGGGATGGTGGCCATGGACGTGGTCGAGGTCAGTCCCCCGTACGACGTCGGCAACAACATCACCTCGCTGTTCGCCCACCGCTGTGTCCTCGAGGGGCTGACGGGGACGGCGATGCGCCGCATCGGGCTCACCGGGCGCGACTACCTCGACGAGCGCGCCGCCGAGGGCCCGCCGGCCGCTACCACGGGCTCTCCGGCGTCAGTGCCGACGAGGTCCGGACCTGCGTCGACACCCCTGAGCGGTGGTCAATCACCCAAGGAGGCAGCGCCCGATGAGTGACTGGCGGGTGCACGACCGCCACGGCCCCGAAGCCAAGCGCGCCCTCGAGGCGGAGGCCCTCATCCCCACGACCGCGTGGGAGGAGGAGGTGGCGAGGGGCCTCGAGCTCGGCCTGCCGGGGGCCGACTCGATCGTGGACAAGGCCATCCCGACCTTCAGCCGGGGCGAGCTGCCGCACTTCGCCGGCATCAACACCTTCTTGAAGGCGCCGTTCTGCGAGGACGTCCGCCGCTGCGGGGAGTACGACGTGGCGGTCCTCGGTGCCCCCCACGACTCTGGCACCACCTATCGGCCCGGCACACGGTTCGGGCCCGAGGCGATGCGACGGATCTCCGGCCTGTACGGGCCCTACAGCTTCGAGCTGGGCGTGGATCTCCGCGAGTCGATCACCATCGGCGACGTCGGGGACATCTTCACGATCCCCGGCAATATCGAGAAGAGCTTCGACCAGATCTCCCGGGCCGTCTCGCATGTCTTCGAGTCGGGCGCCTTGCCCGTCGTGCTCGGTGGGGACCACTCGATCGGGTACCCGACAGTGCGGGGCGTCGCCCCGCATCTCCAGGGCAACCTGGGCATCATCCACTTCGACCGCCACGTCGACACCCAGGAGACCGACCTCGACGAGCGGATGCACACGACGCCCTGGTTCCATGCGACGGATATCGCCAATGTTCCGCCCCGCAATCTGGTCCAGCTTGGCATCGGAGGCTGGCAGGCGCCGCGACCGGGTGTGAAGGTGGCCCGGCAGCGAGAGACCACGATCATGACCGTCAACGACTGCGTGAACATGGGCATAGAGGCGGCGGCCGAGCGTGCGCTCGAGGTCGCGTGGGACGGGGCAGAGGCCGTCTGGCTCTCCTTTGACGTCGACTGCGTCGACGCCGCCTTCGTGCCGGGCACCGGCTGGCCTGAACCCGGCGGTTTCCTTCCTCGGGAGATGCTCCAGCTCGTCCGGGCTGTCGCCGCAGGTGGTCTCGCCGGCATCGAGATCGTCGAGTGCTCGCCTCCGTACGACTCAGCCGACATCACCTCGCTGCTCGGCGTGCGCGTGGTGTGCGACGTGCTTGGGACTCTCGTGCTGGAGGGCCACCTGCCCCGGAAGCGACGATGATGGCGAGCCAACTGGTGACCGAGCCGACCGACGCCGCGCCGTACCGGGGGCTGGACGAGCGGGACTGGTATCGCTCGGAGGCGGCCCTGGAGCTGGAGCGGCGGCAGCTGTTCTCCCGTTCCTGGGCTCTGGTGGGGATCGCCGATGAGATCGAGGCACCCGGAAGCTACCTGACGGTGAGCCTGGGGGAGATTCCGCTCGTCGTGGTCCGGGGCGCTGACGGCCTGCTGCGCGCATTCCACAACGTGTGCCGTCACCGCGGTGTCGTCCTCCTGACGGGTTCGGGGTGCCTGGGACGCTTCGTGACCTGCCCCTATCACCAGTGGAGCTATGGCCTCGACGGCACCCTCAAACGGGTTCCCCAACTCGACGAGCAGTTCCCCGGCCTCGACACGGCGAGGTGGGGTCTACGACCTGCGGCGGCGGCCGAGTGGCACGGCATGGTCTTCGCGAACCCGGACCCGGACGCGGCCGCCCTCGACAACGCGCTCGGCGAGCTCGGACGTCGGCTCGACGGCTACCTGTCCGGTCCACTCGTCGAGGTCGGTCGCGCCGAGTACGTCGCCGCGTGCAACTGGAAGTTCCTGGTGGAGAACCACGTCGACGTCTACCACCTCTGGTACCTCCACAACCGGTCGCTAGCCATGTACGAGCACGGCGAGTTCTCGTGGGACATGCTGGGCGACAGCTGGTGGAGCCGCGAGCCGCTGAAGGACCGATCGGCGGCTCGGTCCAGGCTTGGGTGGCTCGAACGGCCTGAGCGCGAGGGGATTGGCGCCCACCTCCTGTTCCCGAACTTGATGATCGTGACGACGGGGGACTTCTTCGCCACCTACGATGCCGTGCCCCTCGCCCCGGACCGGACCCGGCTGACGCTGCGCATCCGATCGGCGCCGGGTGCCGATGGCGATTCCCTCATCGACGACGTGCGCTCGTTCATGGCGGAGGACATCGAGATCTGCGAGCGGCTCCAGGACGCGACCGGGTCGCCGTTCTTCGAGGTGGGCCCCACGGCGGCGACGCACGAAGAGCCCATCCGCCGGTTCCACGCATCTCTGGGGCGGGCGCTGCGTGCCTGAGGGTGCTCGACCGCGTCCCCTCACGGCACGGCCCACCACTGGGCGCCCGGTCACGGGGCCTGCGGGGGCAACTGGGGTGAAGCGGGTCGTGCTCCTCACCCTCGGGTGGGAGGAGCTGCCCAAGTCGTGGTCGGTGTTCGGGGCGCCGCCCGACGAGCGACTGCGCGAGCCAGTCCCCGGTGTCCTCGTGGAGGTGGACGGGGGCTGGGTCCTGCTCGACACCGGGTTCAATCCCGCCCTCGTCCGCGACGAGCAGCTCCGCCGGAGGTTCCACGACCGGTTCCACCGCATCGTCCCGGTGCTCCCAGCCGGTGGCGACCCACTCCTCGACGCCCTCGATGAGGCCGGCGTGCAGGTAGACGAGATCGGCGCCGTAGCCGTGAGCCATCTGCACAACGACCACGCCGGCGGCCTCCGCCACTTCGCCGGGCGTAACGCTATCCACCTCCAACGCGACGAGCTTTCCTTCGGTCTGACGCCAGAGGCGGAGAGGCACGGCATCTTCCGCGTCGACTTCGACGACCCGGCGATCGACTGGCAGCTGGCCGACGGTGACGCAGAGGTGGCGCCGGGCATCACCGCGGTCAAGACGGCGGGGCACACGCCGGGCCACCAGAGCTTCATCGTCCGCTACGATCAGTCGCTCGGCGGCGGGGGGTTCGTCTTCGCCTTCGACGCGGCCGACCTGACCGAGAACATCGACCAGGAGCTGGCCATCGGGGGCGTCATCGGATGCGACCCGGCCGAGACGGTCGCGAACATCCGCCGGCTGAAGGCCATCGCCGTCTCGGAGAGCCTGCAACTGGTGCCGGGCCACGACCCAGATGTCTGGCCGCGGCTCACAGAGGACCTGAGCGTGGCCGGCGGGGGGCCTCGGGGATCATGAGGCTCAGCCCCCACGAACAGGAGCGCCTGCTCGTCCATGTGGCCGCCATGGTGGCGCGCGACCGGCGCGCCCGAGGCGTCCGCCTGAACCATCCCGAGGCTGTAGCGATCCTCACATCGTTCGTCCTCGAGGGGGCGCGAGACGGTCGGCGCGTGGCGGACCTGGCCTCGGCAGCCCGCGGCGTGCTCACCCGGGGCGAGGTCATGGACGGGATCGCGGAGATGCTTCCCGAGCTCCACGTCGAGGCCACATTTCCCGACGGCACGAAGCTCGTGGCCGTCCACCAGCCGATCCCTTGAGCCTCTCGCCCCACCCCGACGAGGCGGCGCCGATCGTGCCGGGCGAGGTCCTCTTCGCGGACGGCCCGGTCAACGTCGCCAGCACAACGCCGATCCAGATACCGGTGACCAACCTCGGCGACCGCGCCGTCCAGGTCGGGTCGCACTACCACTTCGCCGAGGCCAACACGGCGTTGTCCTTCGACCGCGACGCGGCCCGTGGCATGCGTCTCGGCATTCCGGCAGGCACGGCCGTTCGTTTCGAGCCGAACATCGAGCGGATAGTTGACCTCGTCCCTCTCGCCGGCGGCCGCATCGTGCAGGGACTGCGGGGGCTCGTCGCCGGGCCGCTCGACGGCCCATGACGTCCCTGGCCCGCGACCGCTACCACGCGCTTTACGGCCCAAGCACCGGCGACCGCATCCGGCTGGCCGACACTGACCTGCTAATCGAGGTCACCGAGGATCTCTCGGGCCCGGGAGACGAGGCGGTGTTCGGTGGGGGCAAGGTGGTGCGGGAGTCGATGGGCCAATCGATCGCTTGCCGCGCCGAGGGCACCCCGGACCTGGTCATCACCGGGGCGGTGGTCCTCGACCACTGGGGCGTGGTGAAGGCCGATGTGGGCGTTCGGGACGGGCGCATCGTGGCGCTGGGCAAGGCCGGGAACCCCGACATCATGTCCGGCGTGCACCCCGACCTCGTGATCGGGCCGTCCACCGAGGTCCTGTCGGGGAACGGCAAGATCCTCACCGCTGGCGCTGTCGACTGCCACGTGCACTTCATCTGCCCTCAGATCATCGATGAGGCGCTCGGCGCCGGGGTCACCACCCTGATCGGAGGCGGCACCGGTCCGGCCGAGGGGTCGCGCGCCACCACCGTGACGCCCGGTGCCTGGCACCTGGAGCGGATGCTGCAAGCCCTCGATCCGTACCCGGTGAACGTGGCGCTCCTCGGCAAGGGGAACACCGTGTCCGAGGAAGCTCTGTGGGAGCAGCTGCGCGCCGGGGCGTCCGGCTTCAAGCTGCACGAGGACTGGGGATCCACGCCGGCAGCCATCGACGCGTGCCTGCGGGTGGCCGACGCAGCTGAGGTCCAGGTCGCGCTGCACGCCGACACGACCAACGAAGCCGGGTTCGTGGAGGACACGCTGTCGGCGATCGCCGGGAGAACGATCCACGCCTATCACACGGAGGGGGCCGGTGGCGGTCATGCTCCCGACATCCTGGCGGTGGCCTCGTTCCCCAATGTCCTCCCGTCGTCGACGAACCCGACAATGCCGCACACCGTGAACACGGTCGACGAGCATTTGGACATGCTCATGGTGTGTCATCACCTGAACCCCCGCGTCCCCGAGGACCTCGCCTTCGCCGAGAGCCGCATAAGGGCGACGACGATCGCGGCGGAGGACGTCCTGCACGACATGGGGGCCATCTCGATGCTGGGATCCGATTCCCAGGCCATGGGCCGGATCGGCGAGGTCGTCATCCGGACCTGGCAGACGGCCCACACGATGAAGCACCGGCGGGGCCCGTTGGCCGGAGACGGGGGGGCGGACAACCTGCGGGCCCGACGCTATGTCGCCAAGATCACCACGTGCCCGGCAGCAGCCCACGGGCTCGACCACGAGATCGGCTCGGTCGAGGAGGGCAAGCTGGCCGACCTGGTGCTCTGGGACCCGGCCTTCTTCGGCGTGCGCCCCCATGTGGTGTTGAAAGGGGGGATGATCGCCTGGGCGGCGATGGGCGACGCCAACGCCTCCATCCCCAGTCCTCAGCCTGTGCTACCACGCCCGATGTTCGGTGCTTCGCCGCCCGTCGCGGGCGCGTCGAGCGTGGCCTTCGTGGCTCCGGCGGCGCTCGAGAACGGCGTCGCCGAGCGCCTCTGCCTCGATCGCCGTGTCGTCCCCGTTCGGGACGTCCGCAAGCTGACGAAATCGGACCTCCGGCTGAACGCGGCGCTGCCGTCCATCGAGATCGACCCGGACTCGTTCGCCGTACGGATCGACGGCGACGAGGTGGAGCCATCCCCGGCCGAGTCACTGCCGATGGCGCAGCGCTACTTCCTCTTCTGAGCCGTGATGAGGATGCTCAGCTCTCTGTCGCCGATCTCACCCCTGCTGCTGCTGGCCGACGCCCGGTTCCCCGCTGGGGGCCATGCTCATTCCGGCGGAATCGAGGAGGCGGTCGCGCGCGCCGTGGTGGAGGACGTCACGACGCTGGGGCCGTTCCTTGCCGGGCGGCTCGCCACGAGCGGTCGTGTCGCAGCGGCTGCGGCGGGTGCAGTGTGCGAGCGGTCTCTGCGCGGTCTGGCGGCGACGGATGGTTGCGCCCTGAGACAGCTGTGGCTGGATGTTGACGCCGAGCTCGACGCCCGGTACCCATCGCCCGCTTGGCGCAGCGCATCTCGCACGCAGGGAGCGCAGTTCCTGCGGGGTGCCCTCGCGGTGCTCGGAGGGCCGATCCTCAGGTCACTCCGGGAGCATGCACCTCGTTCTCCTCATCACGCGGTGGCCATGGGAGCGGCGGCCGCGGCAGCGGGGCTCAACCCGCGAGAGGCGGCCGTCGCCGTTGCGTACTTGTCGGTCGCGGGGCCGGCGTCGGCCGCCGTCCGGTTGATCGGCCTCGACCCGTTCGAGATCACGCGGGCCGTCGCCGCGCTCATGGGGGAGATCGACGAGATAGGGATCGCTGCGGCCCAGCAAGCGCACCTTCCGCTGAAGGAGCTCCCCGCGGCGGCGGAGCCGGTGAGTGACCTCCTCGCCGAAGCACATCTCCGACGGAAGGAATGTCTCTTTGCCTCGTGAGAACCATCATGGTCGACCGCTCCGCCTCGGCATCGGGGGCCCGGTCGGAAGCGGCAAGACGGCGCTGGTCGCCGAGCTGTGCAAGGCCCTGGTCGGCCGAATCGATCTGGCCGTCGTGACAAACGACATCTACACCACCGAGGACGCTGATTTCCTGCGCCGTGCGGGGGTGCTCGACGCCGAGCGGATCGCGGCCGTGCAGACCGGGTGTTGCCCCCACACTGCGATCCGCGATGACATCACCGCGAACCTGGATGCGATAGAGCGGGTCGAGGGCGCGTTCCCAAACCTTCAGCTGATCGTCGTGGAGAGTGGCGGGGACAACCTCACTGCGACCTTCAGCTCCGGGCTCGTGGATCGTCAAGTCTTCGTCGTCGATGTCGCTGGGGGTGACAAGGTGCCGCGCAAGGGTGGTCCCGGCGTGACTCGATCCGACCTGCTCGTGGTCAACAAGGTCGACCTCGCTGCGCTGGTCGGCGCCGATCTGGGAGTCATGGAGTCTGACGCCAGGGCCATGCGGGGGCGAGGTCCCGTCGTGATGACGTCCTTGCGGACCCGTCACGGCGTGGCCGAGCTCCTCGGCTGGATCGAGGGTTGGGTGGACCCGGCGGGACGACAATCGGCCGACCTCGCAGCGAGGGTCAACGCGAGCCCCGGATGACCACGGACGCAAGGGCCGTTGGCGTGCAACCGCCAGGCATCGCATGCGCGAAGCGAAGCGAGCTCACCGGCTCGGTGCTGGTCGAGGTGGTCAAGCACGGGCGCGGG
This DNA window, taken from Acidimicrobiales bacterium, encodes the following:
- a CDS encoding urease subunit alpha, with the translated sequence MTSLARDRYHALYGPSTGDRIRLADTDLLIEVTEDLSGPGDEAVFGGGKVVRESMGQSIACRAEGTPDLVITGAVVLDHWGVVKADVGVRDGRIVALGKAGNPDIMSGVHPDLVIGPSTEVLSGNGKILTAGAVDCHVHFICPQIIDEALGAGVTTLIGGGTGPAEGSRATTVTPGAWHLERMLQALDPYPVNVALLGKGNTVSEEALWEQLRAGASGFKLHEDWGSTPAAIDACLRVADAAEVQVALHADTTNEAGFVEDTLSAIAGRTIHAYHTEGAGGGHAPDILAVASFPNVLPSSTNPTMPHTVNTVDEHLDMLMVCHHLNPRVPEDLAFAESRIRATTIAAEDVLHDMGAISMLGSDSQAMGRIGEVVIRTWQTAHTMKHRRGPLAGDGGADNLRARRYVAKITTCPAAAHGLDHEIGSVEEGKLADLVLWDPAFFGVRPHVVLKGGMIAWAAMGDANASIPSPQPVLPRPMFGASPPVAGASSVAFVAPAALENGVAERLCLDRRVVPVRDVRKLTKSDLRLNAALPSIEIDPDSFAVRIDGDEVEPSPAESLPMAQRYFLF
- a CDS encoding urease accessory UreF family protein, coding for MRMLSSLSPISPLLLLADARFPAGGHAHSGGIEEAVARAVVEDVTTLGPFLAGRLATSGRVAAAAAGAVCERSLRGLAATDGCALRQLWLDVDAELDARYPSPAWRSASRTQGAQFLRGALAVLGGPILRSLREHAPRSPHHAVAMGAAAAAAGLNPREAAVAVAYLSVAGPASAAVRLIGLDPFEITRAVAALMGEIDEIGIAAAQQAHLPLKELPAAAEPVSDLLAEAHLRRKECLFAS
- the ureG gene encoding urease accessory protein UreG; protein product: MPRENHHGRPLRLGIGGPVGSGKTALVAELCKALVGRIDLAVVTNDIYTTEDADFLRRAGVLDAERIAAVQTGCCPHTAIRDDITANLDAIERVEGAFPNLQLIVVESGGDNLTATFSSGLVDRQVFVVDVAGGDKVPRKGGPGVTRSDLLVVNKVDLAALVGADLGVMESDARAMRGRGPVVMTSLRTRHGVAELLGWIEGWVDPAGRQSADLAARVNASPG
- a CDS encoding urease subunit beta produces the protein MSLSPHPDEAAPIVPGEVLFADGPVNVASTTPIQIPVTNLGDRAVQVGSHYHFAEANTALSFDRDAARGMRLGIPAGTAVRFEPNIERIVDLVPLAGGRIVQGLRGLVAGPLDGP